GACGTTCGAGTTCTTCCTGCTCCAGTACTTCGTCGCGCCATGATTCAAATTGCGCGAACCCGCGATTGAGCAAGCGCGTCTGCCCATGGTCGAGCCATAGCGTGCCGCGCGAAAGGTTCGAAAGGAAGCGCCGGTCATGGCTGACGAGGACCAGTGCGGAGCGCATCGAAGCAAGTTCGTCTTCCAGCCATTCGATGGCGGGAAGATCGAGATGGTTTGTCGGTTCGTCGAGCAGGAGAATGTCGGGCGAGGGTGCAAGCACGCGCACCAGCGCCGCGCGCCTCGCCTCGCCTCCGGAGACATGCACTGTTCCTTCTTCTCCGGTGAGGCCGAGCGCATTCAGCAGATATGTGACGCGATGAGGATCGTCACCGGGGCCGAGATCCGCGCGCGCATAGTCGCCGAGCGTGTGGAGGCCGGAAAAGTCCGGCTCCTGCGGCAGATAGCGAATGGTCACGCCCGGTTGGACGAAGCGCTCCCCAGAATCCGGCTCCACCAGTCCGGCGGCGATTTTTAGCAGAGTCGATTTGCCCGAACCGTTGCGACCCACCACGCACAGCCGTGCACCTTCATCGACGGCGAGCTCCGCGCCGTCGAGCAGCGGCTCACTTCCGTGAGTGACATGGACGTCTCGGAGAAACAAACGTGGAGCCATGGCGGGACGCAATACCATTGCCGGCACGATCTGGCACGCGCGGCGGCGGTCCTGCGTCAATGCGCTTACCATCAGGACGAGTGACTATAGTTTCGAGGTTTGCGGTACGTAACGAGACGAGATGGGCGAGCGGTCGTGGACGCGTCCTCACGCTGCGTTGCGTCTTGCGCACCAGGCGCGTGCCTTAAGTTTGCAAAGAAATGAGCCGGACATCCCTTTTCGAAATGCCCGGCCCGGATTGAAGGAATTTCGCCCTAGTTAGTGGTGATGGTGACCGCCACCGCCGCCACTGTTGCTATTGGAATGGTTGGAATTCCCACCGCCATTACTATGGCCGGCGAACGATCCGCCGCCGCCATTGTTGCGGCTGCCGAACATTCCGCCTCCGCCGCTGCTGTTCAACCCTCCACCACCGCCGGCATTGTTATGGCCAAACATTCCGCCGCCGCCGTTGTTGCTGAACCCGCCGCCACCGCCGCCGTTGCTACGATTACCGAACATCCCGCCGCCCCCGCCGTTGCTGCGCGCGAAGCCGCCTCCGGAATTGTTATGGCCAAACATTCCGCCGCCGCCGTTGCTGCGCGCGAAACCCGTGCTGGAATGATTGTAGGACCCGGTTCGCGCAAAGCCGCCACCTTCATTTCTTGATTTGCCAAATCCGGTCCCCGATCTCGTGAAGCCGTTGGAGCGGTACGAACCTGTGCGGTTAAAGCCTGCCTGGTGATGCAGTCCGCCCATGCCGCCGCCGGATTTCTGGTAGCCAACCCGCTCGTGGATTCCCGCGTGCAGTCCGCCCCCGCTCCGGAGTTCGCGCGCCTCGATGTGGCGCGCCGCGGCGATCGCGTGCGAACCACGATCATGGAAGTCGTGGCGTGCGCCCCCCGGAAACCCGCGGTGGAAATTCGCCGCGAACCGGCCCCGATCAAAGGCGCGATTCACGATGTGACCGTGCGCGCTGCCGATGCGGCCCCAGCCACGCGTCCGCGCCATGAACCGCCCATAGCCGCGGCGATCGATGATGCGGGTACGGACGTTGCCCACAAAAATGTCGGTGGCCGGCACGAACGACCAGAGGCTGTAGAACGCCGCGGCATCGAGCACACCCTCATAGCCGTACCAGGTCGACCAGTAGTCCGGATAGTCACCGTCTCCGTCCCACTCGCCGGGCGGGATAGGAAACCAACCGATATTGTCGTCGTCGGCGCGCCATGTCACCCACGACGGACCCCACACGTAACCCGGCACCCAGAGCCAGCCGCCATAGTTCGGATCGTAGCCCCAGCGGCCGTAGTGATAAGGCGTGTCGCCCCATGGATCAGCCGACACCCAGACCGAACCGTATTCGTCGCTATCCTCCCAGTGCCCGTTCTCGTAGGGGCGGAAGTTCGCGGCGAGCGGATGCCAGGCCCAGCCCCATCGTGGGTGATCGATCCACTTGCCGTACGGCTGAAGCTTGTCGTGGAACGACTGGTAGCTGATCGTGTCGATATCACCACTGTCCGTGGTGTCCGCAGATGCCACCGCGACCGGTTCGCCGGTCGCCGTATCGACGAGCTTTCCATTTAGCAGCGCATAGTTGGTCTTGGAAAGCTGCGGAGGATTGCCTTGGTTCTGTTCGACAAGGATCGCGCTGTCCTTGACGTCGTAGGACTGCACCAGTCCCTTGCCGTTACCAGTGAGATCGGCGGTGCCGAGGCGTTTGCCGTCCGGGCC
The DNA window shown above is from Pirellulales bacterium and carries:
- a CDS encoding DUF6600 domain-containing protein, encoding KSGDVSAHTTTTDANDSVFVGNCANNGQTSQVLFVYGPDGKRLGTADLTGNGKGLVQSYDVKDSAILVEQNQGNPPQLSKTNYALLNGKLVDTATGEPVAVASADTTDSGDIDTISYQSFHDKLQPYGKWIDHPRWGWAWHPLAANFRPYENGHWEDSDEYGSVWVSADPWGDTPYHYGRWGYDPNYGGWLWVPGYVWGPSWVTWRADDDNIGWFPIPPGEWDGDGDYPDYWSTWYGYEGVLDAAAFYSLWSFVPATDIFVGNVRTRIIDRRGYGRFMARTRGWGRIGSAHGHIVNRAFDRGRFAANFHRGFPGGARHDFHDRGSHAIAAARHIEARELRSGGGLHAGIHERVGYQKSGGGMGGLHHQAGFNRTGSYRSNGFTRSGTGFGKSRNEGGGFARTGSYNHSSTGFARSNGGGGMFGHNNSGGGFARSNGGGGGMFGNRSNGGGGGGFSNNGGGGMFGHNNAGGGGGLNSSGGGGMFGSRNNGGGGSFAGHSNGGGNSNHSNSNSGGGGGHHHH